In the genome of uncultured Fretibacterium sp., the window CTTATCCACCGTGTATCGGACCTCGGGGTCCCGAGCCAGATTGCCCATCAGGACGACCTTATTGAATCCTCTGGCCATCGCTCCGCACTCCCTATTCGTCCAAAAGGATGAGCATCTGACGATAGACGTTCGGGCGCAGTCCCAGGACGCGCTTGAGCTCGAACGTCTGAGTGGGCTCCAGATCGAAAGTGAAGAGCGCATAGAGCCCCTCGGTCTTCTTCTGGATGGGATAGG includes:
- the rpsF gene encoding 30S ribosomal protein S6, with the translated sequence MRHYEMLTILNAEVEEPKEEVGKIEEVVRSLGGEMTQTDVWGKKKLAYPIQKKTEGLYALFTFDLEPTQTFELKRVLGLRPNVYRQMLILLDE